tttttatttgttttttattttttttgttcagtTCCTTCTTGCATTTTTCCTTTAAGTTTCTAAttctgggttttttttttttcttgaaatgagtttgaaattgagtGTATACAATATATATGATATCTAAACCCTAATGGCTGTATCAGAAACTACAACACAAATGTTCATTGTAGCATTCATGCGAATGACGAGCTATCAATATATGCTTAATTCGAAAGTTTGAGAATGGTAAGGTtagaattatttttctttagtaTGGAATTGTGACTAATTCACTTGGTTAGTTTCTTTATGTTGCATATTGACCTTAGTTGCCATGCTAAATGATAGTATAGATGTTCTCAAATACCGATTGACAGATTGTTTCGGCAGTAgcatgattgaaaaaaaaaaaatcatttcacaATTGCTTattggaaaggaaaaaatatatatctctGTACCAGGTGTACTTTTTTTATTCGTTTTAgagaaaatttatatgaattgaGACATGAATCAAATCAGAAGAAATTTACTGGTGGATCGACTAACTGATTGGGTTGAAATTGGATCAATTATGTGCTGACTAAAAATGACTTAATTGTTTAACAAACTATGCAAGTTTTGATATTTAGTAGtttaatagaaatattttttcatttttagaaaTTCAACAGGATTCATTTTTAGAAATTCAACAGGATATTTAGTAGTTGTCATTCTTTTGTTTTAGAGAAAATTGTATCTAAATGTCTTACTGCGATGTTGATTTGAGCAAGCCCCCTTTAACGAGTTGTTGTAtgtgtaatttaaatttatacttgtTGCTTACACTCTGGGTTGTCTACTTCAAAACACTGTTATATGCTCTGCATTTATTAAGTTCTTAATTAGTTTCACTTCAGCGACATAGTGCAGGATGCCTTATTGTTGAATTAACGCATCTCCTTCATTATGATGTTTTATTGTTGGCCACCAACCGCGCTGCAGCATTTCTACAATTGGTTAAGGTTTGCTGATGCAGAGATGACAATCTCATTGAACCCCCAGTGGGAAAAGgtgtttgttttttaatttgtattcgTTGTACTTGGTTCTTCTAAGCTCTTTCATAACAAGTATTATTTTGATGCACCTCCAGGGTTATTTCAGAAAAGGATGCATATTGGAGGCTATGGAACAATATGATgatgtatattttataatttaatccttCCTCTGACTTATTTAACAGCCTTCTGCTCAACAGCACTTGTTTTTATTTCCTGTTGCTAATGTCGCTTCTTTTCACATCTTGTAGGCCTTAAGTGCCTTCCAGACAGCTTTGCAATACAATCCACGGAGTGCACAAGTAACAAGAAAGATCAAGAGGATTTCCCAGTTGGCAAAGACAAACAGCAAGCCAAAGAATGTGAGAACGCGAGATCAAATGTTGATATGGAAAAGCATTTGGATGCCTGGAAATCAGAAAAGGTGGGTGTAGCTTCTACAGCCAAGAGTCATAGTTGtagtatattatatttacattcCATCATATTCTGCGCACACACATTAGCacacatatctatatatacagCTCATGTCTATGTCAGACAGTTCCTGAGTAATTTCTGGATGTTTATTTTACCATATTTTCTTCTCACAAGCAGAAAGCCTGCTGATTCTCTGAACTGTATAATGCAGTTTTACCCTCAGAGAATTGTTTTGAGCATTTCCCAGTAAGGAGGATTAAGTTGGTCTTCCTCTTTGCAGTCTGAGAAGTATAGATCTGAAGGATATTATAAGGAtgccttttcttttcttgtcgAGACAATGGAAACAGCTGTGAAGTCTTGGCATGAAACATCTAAAGTGGATGCTAGAGTCTATTTCCTTCTTGATAAAGAAAAGACAGACACTGAGAAGTATGCTCCAGTTGTCAATATTGATAAAGTGCCAATTTTTCTGCCTTGTAACTTTATGTGGTTTCATAACCTCTCTCACAGACTTTTTGCTTGTTACGTTTCatacattaaattttttgaactgTTAGCTTGTTATTGAAGATATACATGCTGCTCTTTAGTCCATGGATTTCAGTTTgtacaaatttgttttttcttttgaaatatttattggaaaatttttttctacttGTAATGGTTCTTTTCCTGTACTTGTACCAGGCATTTGAGTCACCCCATACACACAgcagttgtttttcttttctaaggCAGTATGCTGAGGATTCTTTCTCTAGTGCAGC
Above is a genomic segment from Mangifera indica cultivar Alphonso chromosome 3, CATAS_Mindica_2.1, whole genome shotgun sequence containing:
- the LOC123209974 gene encoding LOW QUALITY PROTEIN: stress-induced-phosphoprotein 1-like (The sequence of the model RefSeq protein was modified relative to this genomic sequence to represent the inferred CDS: inserted 3 bases in 2 codons) gives rise to the protein MAEAGEMPLKDKGNEFFKAGNYLKAAALYTQAIKQDPSNPTLYSNRAAAFLQLVKVXADAEMTISLNPQWEKGYFRKGCILEAMEQYDDALSAFQTALQYNPRSAQVTRKIKRISQLXKDKQQAKECENARSNVDMEKHLDAWKSEKSEKYRSEGYYKDAFSFLVETMETAVKSWHETSKVDARVYFLLDKEKTDTEKYAPVVNIDKAFESPHTHSSCFSFLRQYAEDSFSSAACLVAPKRIIS